A single genomic interval of Candidatus Zixiibacteriota bacterium harbors:
- the guaA gene encoding glutamine-hydrolyzing GMP synthase, whose protein sequence is LRKSESREYGRATVKADLNSALFRGSVEKSTVWMSHGDTIVTPPKGFNIVASTDDVAIAAMENDGAKTYCVQFHPEVVHTVQGKHILHNFVFEVCRAKGDWTMQSFIDRTVGDIRRQVGDGKVILGISGGVDSAVCGLLLARAIGDNLIGIFVDNGLLRQNEENDVLDALEHLNLHIQRVDAGPRFLQELAGVTDPEQKRKIIGRLFIEVFEAEARRYGDVKYLAQGTLYPDVIESVSFKGPSVTIKSHHNVGGLPERMHLKLVEPLRELFKDEVREIGEKLGLAHHLLWRHPFPGPGLAVRVLGEITEERLTILRKVDKIFIDLLRKRNLYDEIWQAFSVLLPVKSVGVMGDERTYEYTVALRAVTSLDGMTADWAKIPHEVLGEASNLIINNVKGVNRVVYDISSKPPATIEWE, encoded by the coding sequence ACGGCGACACGATCGTCACACCGCCGAAGGGATTCAACATCGTAGCCTCGACCGACGACGTCGCAATCGCGGCGATGGAAAATGACGGTGCCAAGACCTACTGCGTGCAGTTTCATCCCGAGGTGGTGCACACGGTACAGGGGAAGCATATCCTGCACAATTTCGTGTTTGAGGTGTGCCGCGCCAAGGGTGATTGGACGATGCAGTCGTTTATTGACCGCACCGTGGGCGACATTCGCCGGCAGGTTGGCGACGGCAAGGTGATTCTCGGCATCAGCGGCGGCGTCGACTCGGCGGTCTGCGGGTTGCTGCTGGCGCGCGCTATCGGCGACAACCTGATCGGCATCTTCGTCGACAACGGCCTGTTGCGGCAGAATGAAGAAAACGATGTGCTTGATGCGCTGGAGCACCTGAACCTGCATATCCAGCGCGTCGATGCGGGTCCACGCTTTTTGCAGGAACTGGCGGGTGTCACCGATCCGGAGCAGAAACGGAAGATCATCGGCCGGTTGTTTATCGAGGTGTTCGAGGCGGAAGCGCGGCGCTACGGCGATGTGAAGTACCTGGCGCAGGGGACGCTGTATCCTGATGTGATCGAGTCGGTGTCGTTTAAGGGGCCGTCGGTGACGATCAAGTCGCATCACAACGTCGGCGGCCTGCCGGAGCGGATGCATCTGAAGCTGGTCGAGCCGCTGCGCGAGTTATTCAAAGACGAAGTGCGCGAAATCGGCGAGAAGCTGGGGTTGGCGCATCACCTGTTGTGGCGGCATCCCTTCCCGGGACCGGGGTTGGCGGTGCGGGTGCTGGGGGAAATCACCGAAGAGCGGCTGACGATCTTGCGCAAGGTCGACAAGATTTTCATCGACCTGCTGCGCAAGCGCAATCTCTACGATGAGATCTGGCAAGCGTTTTCGGTGCTGTTGCCGGTCAAGTCGGTCGGCGTGATGGGGGATGAGCGAACGTACGAGTACACGGTGGCGCTGAGGGCGGTGACCTCGCTGGACGGCATGACGGCCGATTGGGCGAAGATTCCGCACGAGGTGCTGGGTGAGGCTTCGAATTTGATCATCAATAATGTCAAGGGGGTCAACCGGGTGGTGTACGATATCTCGTCGAAGCCGCCGGCGACGATTGAGTGGGAGTAG